CCTTTCCACACCCTTTCAGGGACAGTAGGGGATCCATGTCCTAGCTGACCTCTGACCGTCTCTCAATGTCCGTCATTCTTTGTAGCTGGCTGATGACCGCATGGCACTGGTGTCAGGCATCAGCCTAGATCCAGAAGCAGCGATTGGTGTGACAAAGCGGTCACCTCCCAAATGGGTGGACGGAGTAGATGAAGTAAGTGAAAGGATAGCTCCaagggctttgtttgtttgcttgcttgcttgcttgttgaGTCTGGGTAGTGACATGGCTTCAAGTGTCTACCGAATGGGTCAGTTTGGCTCCAGATATAGTTGTGTCCTCAGACACGCTCACATGCTGAATTTATTCATTGATATACCACACAATAGAGTaggagtgtgtctgtctgtctgtctagatGGTGTGGGCTTAACATTAGCAGCAACTACTTGatttatagaaagaaatgaaaaatcatgGAATAAGGAAATTGTCTGCTAGTTTGTTTTAGatgtatttatccatttatttatttatttactaaccttgattttttttttgaggcagggtttctctgtatagccctggctatcctagaacttactctgtagaccacgttggccctgaattcagagatttgctttcttctccctcctgagtactgggattaaaggcatgcaacaccacccCATCTGGCTAATTTTATATTATGGGtgatagtgttttgcctgcatgtatgtctgtaccagTTGTGCACCTGTGGAGATAATAGAAGGACATTGGAGCCCCTGGCACTGCAGTTGCACAGATAACTGTAAACcagcatgtaggtgctgggaactgaacccggtcTTCTACCAtaacagcaagtgcccttaaccaccgaGCTTCTccccagctttttttcttttcttttcttttcttttctttctttctttctttctttctttctttctttctctctttactttcttttttttttgcaacttgaatttaaaaacttatttgtgTGTCAGTACGCTGTCAAATTTAGCTGAACTCAGAGTCTGGTGCAGTTCATCATCTTGAATGCAGTCTATCTGCTAGGCATGAGCGGGATTCTTGTGACTTCGCTTGTTTAGGTACAGTATGATGTTGGCCGCATAAAACAGAAGATGAAGGAGTTAGCCAGCCTTCATGACAAGCATCTGAATAGGCCCACCTTGGATGACAGCAGCGAGGAAGAGCATGCCATCGAGATAACCACCCAAGAGATCACACAGGTGAGGGCACCTCCAACGCCACAGACCCCTATTATAAACCCAGCAGGTGATGTCCTAGGGTTTTATATTCCTGCTGGAAGCCCTCACAGGGACTATGAGTTGCCAGCATGTGTGTGGTTTTCTTGTAGGTCTAGGCACTATTTTTCGGTTGTTGGTAGATCCTACTGTGTTTGAGAATGTAAAACTCGGTGCAGCATAGTAATGCATTTGATCATTTGATGTTAGAGTGTGTAATTGCTGTCTCACACCAGGACTTGCAATTTTATGCTAAAGCACAGCTCTGTAAGAAGACATCCTGGGGATTTTATTGGAAACACTGTTTAACCTTTAGGTGGTGTGACTCTGTGTTTAATTCGCCTTCTTACTCTGAGAGTAGACATCCAAATGTCTGCAGCCTGCTCTGAAGCCAGGTCACCAGGGCGATTTCTCCCtcagtctctgactctgccctcccaTCTGTAAAGTGGGCATAGAAACCACACTGGTCCCTGCCTTGTGCTCCTCCTGtaggaagtgaaggaatggtCGGGCATACAGTGAGTGACAGGGCGTGGAGTGAGCAGATTGGGGCTCACCATAGACATCGTACAAACAGTCTACAGTGCGTGTACATGAAACCTCTAGCcagccctacacacacacacacctgcctacCTTACCCAACCCTTCATATCAGTCTGCAGAGCAAGGTGCCTCCTGGCAGAGGCCTTGGCGAGGAGAGGCCTCTTGATGTAAGCCAGAGCTATTCTCTCAGCTCTTCCATAGGTGCCAGCGTGCTGTGCAGGCCCTGCCCAGCCAGGCGAGAAGGGCCTGCTCCGAGCAGGAGGAGCGGCTGCTGCGGAATGTGGTGGCCTCCCTGGCACAGGCCCTGCAGGAGCTATCCACCAGCTTCCGGCATGCACAGTCCGGCTACCTGAAACGTGAGTGCTGCCGGTCCTGGTTGAGGGACTCTTGAGTAAGAAACattgtgttttctgtcctcctTTGGGGCTGTTTCTCTATCCAGCTCTTGTCTGTCATTGTTAACAGCTAGTTAGGTACATTGACAGCTTTTCAAGCAGAGGAAGCTGCTTCCTTGGGAGACCCTTGCTGAGGAGGAAAGGCCTGGCTCCTGGTGCGGTGCTATAGACAGTTCGTGCCCAGCCAGCCGGCCCTGGCTGTCTGCAGACTTGGAAAGCCGCAGCAGATTTAGGGAGGAACACTTGTTGCGGTGTGATGGTGAGCTTTGGAGTTCTGAGGACACACGTGTAAGAGCCAGTTCCTCCTCACAGGGACATCTACATAGCCCTGGAGCTTGAAAGTAGGGTGTAAACACCCTGTTGCTGGGTTTTTCTGTATTGTCATTGTAGTGGGTAAAACCCCGCTTACTCCAGAGACCCTGCCCCTCCACAACCTACACATCTGTTTTGATTTTGACCCCTCCCCTCAGAATCAGAGCGCTTACTAAAGATCTTCCAGGTGAGAATATTGGCTTTGTGTTAGTGTGTTATAAGATCAGTTAGAATAACTATTTCTGTTTTGCTTAGAGAGTCTCAGATGGTTGTATACTGTCTGTCTTGGCATCCAGTGAGTCGGGCATTTAGAGAGTGGCTGCCCAAGTGCCCCGAACACTTGCATGCTGTTGCAGTGCTTTAACACAAGGCCCCCTGGAGGTGGGCTTCTTCAGACCTGTTTGGGGGCCTCCCCTTGCTGTTGGCTTTTACTCTTTAATGGTGGAGCAGTAGTCATATGCATCCAAGTAAAGTGGGCTCCTGTCTGGTAGGCatgaagaacagagaggagaggtCCCAGCATTTCTTCGACACGTCAGTGCCACTGATGGATGACGGAGACGATGCTGCCCTGTATGGTCAGGTCTGTGATGAAACCCGCATCTGCCCCCTCTtttcctaagttccttgctcctCTGCAGTTTGGGGGTAGGGAGTGCTGCTGTCTTGTGTCTACCAAGTAGTCCTTACCACAGGCAAGAATAGCCATGCTGTGTTTTCTTCCGAGCTGTCACAGGGAGGCCTAGAGTGTGCTTCCCACAACCCGAGACACACAGACCCATCCTCAGGCTGTTTGTACACTTCTACTTCAGCTGTTGTGGTACACACTGTGCTGTTTGTCCTGTCAAGGAAGTAACTTACCTGTTGCCAAAtgctttataaaaacattttcagaatttGTTTTCCGTAAATGTTGTCTGAACTGGCTTGCCACAGCTTTCCTAGCAGGGAGACTCTTGTGTGGACAGGGTTTCACGGATGAGCAGCTGGTCCTGGTAGAGCAGAATACACTGATGGTGGTGGAGAGGGAGCGGGAGATCCGTCAGATCGTGCAGTCCATTTCCGACCTCAGTGAAATCTTCAGGGACTTGGGAGCCATGATTGTGGAGCAGGTGTGTGCCCTTTGGGGTGTCTTGCCCTTCCTTCCCCGTGGTCCTTTTCACCCTGTACTCCAGTTGGGAAAACATTCAAATGTGTGCTCCTCACACTGCATGTGTTTGGGGGACTCTGCGTTTTCGGGTACTGTGGGCTTTTGTCATTCCCTGtgaaaatgccattttttttaatctagaagaaaaaaggaatagaaaTTCTAATGTTTTTCTGCTTTGCCCCAAAGATATTCATGTGCATGCATCCTTTGGAGGCTCGGTGGACTCTGACCAAGCCTGGCCTAATTCTGCCATTGTACAAGATTCCCTTCTGACAGTGCAGATTGTTGTGGAATGGCTGTTGGAACCACCAGCTTTTAAGTAGAATTAAATCGTTGTTCATTGTTACAATCTGATTAGGGCGTTTTATTATCTTGCCAGCAGGGATTTGTTTGGGTCCTGGTCCCCTGAAACCAACTACAGAGTAGAACATTTGAGGCCCTATCAGAGCCGGCTGGTTAACTGCTGTGTTTCCCTGTGAATTGCCGTCTTTTTTCCATGCTTCCTCTCAGAACCAAGAGACTGTTTAATAATCTGTCCTTGGGATCCAAGCTATCATTTCAGATGGTGATCGGAGCAGCCTGGCCATGGGGGAGAACCTAGCTGGTAGTCCCCGTCCACCAGGCCCCAGTATCTGAACAGCAAGAGTGGAAACCCATGGCCCTTTG
The Microtus pennsylvanicus isolate mMicPen1 chromosome 2, mMicPen1.hap1, whole genome shotgun sequence DNA segment above includes these coding regions:
- the Stx16 gene encoding syntaxin-16 isoform X1, which produces MATRRLTDAFLLLRNNSIQNRQLLAEQVSSHTTSSPLHSRSIAALADDRMALVSGISLDPEAAIGVTKRSPPKWVDGVDEVQYDVGRIKQKMKELASLHDKHLNRPTLDDSSEEEHAIEITTQEITQLFHRCQRAVQALPSQARRACSEQEERLLRNVVASLAQALQELSTSFRHAQSGYLKRMKNREERSQHFFDTSVPLMDDGDDAALYGQGFTDEQLVLVEQNTLMVVEREREIRQIVQSISDLSEIFRDLGAMIVEQGTVLDRIDYNVEQSCVKTEDGLKQLHKAEQYQKKNRKMLVILILVVIIVVLTVVLIGVKSR
- the Stx16 gene encoding syntaxin-16 isoform X2, which gives rise to MATRRLTDAFLLLRNNSIQNRQLLAEQLADDRMALVSGISLDPEAAIGVTKRSPPKWVDGVDEVQYDVGRIKQKMKELASLHDKHLNRPTLDDSSEEEHAIEITTQEITQLFHRCQRAVQALPSQARRACSEQEERLLRNVVASLAQALQELSTSFRHAQSGYLKRMKNREERSQHFFDTSVPLMDDGDDAALYGQGFTDEQLVLVEQNTLMVVEREREIRQIVQSISDLSEIFRDLGAMIVEQGTVLDRIDYNVEQSCVKTEDGLKQLHKAEQYQKKNRKMLVILILVVIIVVLTVVLIGVKSR
- the Stx16 gene encoding syntaxin-16 isoform X3, with translation MPFCFSCPDGPTATPQPQELDELADDRMALVSGISLDPEAAIGVTKRSPPKWVDGVDEVQYDVGRIKQKMKELASLHDKHLNRPTLDDSSEEEHAIEITTQEITQLFHRCQRAVQALPSQARRACSEQEERLLRNVVASLAQALQELSTSFRHAQSGYLKRMKNREERSQHFFDTSVPLMDDGDDAALYGQGFTDEQLVLVEQNTLMVVEREREIRQIVQSISDLSEIFRDLGAMIVEQGTVLDRIDYNVEQSCVKTEDGLKQLHKAEQYQKKNRKMLVILILVVIIVVLTVVLIGVKSR
- the Stx16 gene encoding syntaxin-16 isoform X4, giving the protein MALVSGISLDPEAAIGVTKRSPPKWVDGVDEVQYDVGRIKQKMKELASLHDKHLNRPTLDDSSEEEHAIEITTQEITQLFHRCQRAVQALPSQARRACSEQEERLLRNVVASLAQALQELSTSFRHAQSGYLKRMKNREERSQHFFDTSVPLMDDGDDAALYGQGFTDEQLVLVEQNTLMVVEREREIRQIVQSISDLSEIFRDLGAMIVEQGTVLDRIDYNVEQSCVKTEDGLKQLHKAEQYQKKNRKMLVILILVVIIVVLTVVLIGVKSR